GCGGCGATGTTCACCGCCTCGCACAACCCCGCTCGCTACAACGGCATCAAGCTCTGCCTCGCCGGCGCCCGGCCGGTTGGCGAGGACACCGGGCTGAGGGAGATCCGCGGCCTGGTCGAGGAGGGGGTGCCGGCCACCACCGGCCCCGAGGGCCGGATCACCGAGTCGGGCCTCATCGACGACTACGCGGCCCACGTGCGCTCCTTCGTCGACCGGTCCGTGCTCCGTTCGCTCCAGGTGGTGGCCGATACCGCGAACGGCATGGGCGGGCTCGTCGTGCCCCGCGTGTTCGACGGAATGCCCTTCGAGCTCGAGATCCTCTTCGCCGACCTCGACGGCTCGTTCCCGAACCACCCGGCCGACCCCATCCAGCCCGAGAACCTGAAGGACCTTCAGGCGCGGGTGCTGGAGCGACGGGCCGACGTCGGCCTCGCGTTCGACGGCGACGCCGACCGTGTGTTCCTCGTCGACGAGCGGGCCCAGCCCGTCTCGGGCTCACTCACCACGGCCCTGGTCGCCAAGGCCATGCTCGAGAAGCATCCGGGCGCCGTCATCATCCACAACCTCATCTGCTCGCACGTGGTGCGAGAGGTCATCCTCGAGAACGGTGGCACGCCCGTGCAGACGCGCGTCGGTCACTCGTTCATCAAGGCGGTGATGGCCGACACCGGAGCGGTGTTCGGCGGCGAGCACTCGGGCCACTACTACTTCCGCGACAACTACCGCGCCGATTCCGGGCTGATCGCCGCCCTCGTCGTGCTCGAGCTCCTGTCGAAGGCGCAGCTGCCGCTCTCGGAGGTGCTCCGTCCGTTCGACCGCTACGCGGATTCGGGCGAGATCAACACCGCGGTCGACGATCCGCACGCCGTCATCGAGCGGGTCGCGAGCGTGTTCGCCGACATGCGCCAGGAACGCCTCGACGGTCTCACGGTCGACGGCGGCGACTGGTGGTTCAACCTGCGCCCGTCCAACACCGAGCCCCTCCTGCGCCTCAACCTCGAAGCAACCACGCGCGACGAGTGCGACCGCCATGTCGACGAGGTGCTCGCCGTCATCAGAGGAGAACACTGAGATGCCAGTCTCCCCCCAGCTGCTCGAGATCCTCGCCTGTCCCGAGGACAAGGGTCCGCTGCTCTACTTCGCGGACGAGGACGCGCTCTACAACCCGCGCCTCAAGCGGCGTTACGCGGTCAAGGACGACATCCCCGTGATGCTCATCGACGAGGCGGAGACGGTCGACGACGACGAGCACGAGCGGCTGATGCGCAAGGCCGAGGCCGACGGCGTCAGGCCCACGTTCGACCCGTCCACTCCCGCATGAGCGAGCACCGCAGCGCAGCGAGGAGCGCAGCTCCCATGTGGCAGATCGGTGCACCGGCCGAGGGACGAGGCACGGTGGGCCGATGAGCGATCGCGGCGTCGACACCCAGGGGATGGTCGAGGCCACGGCGGCCCTTCCCGAGCAGGTGGCCACCGCGGCGCGCGTCGCCCGCGGGCTCGACGGGTTGCCCGAGCGCGACAAGGTCGAGCATGTCGTCGTGCTCGGCATGGGCGGGAGTGGCATCGCCGGCGACATCCTGTCCGCGGCCGCGCAGCCGTTCATGTCGCTGCCGGTCGTCGTGTCGAAGTCCTACGAGCTCCCGGCCTTCGTGGGCGAGGGCTCGCTGGTGTTCGCCATCTCCTACTCCGGCGACACGGAGGAGACGGTCGAGGCGGCCACCGAGGCGGCGGTGCAGGGTGCGAGCATCGTCGCCATCACGAGCGGAGGTGAGCTGGGCCGGCTGGCCGCGGGCTGGGGCACGCCGGTGGTCCCGGTTCCGTCCACGATCCCCCAGCCGCGCGCCGCCCTCGGGGCGATGGCCATCCCGCCGTTGATCGTGCTGGAGGACATCGGGCTGTTCCCCGGGGCGGGCCAGTGGGTCGACGACGCGGTCGAGCAGCTGAAGCACCGGGTCGGCCGGCTCACGTCCGACAAGAGCGAGACGGTCGAGCTCGCCCGCCGCATCGGACGCACGATCCCTCTCATCTACGGCGGCGGCGCCATCGGCGCGACGGCCGCGCAGCGCTGGAAGACCCAGTGCAACGAGAACGCGAAGCTGCCGGCCTTCTTCAACGCGCACCCCGAGCTGTGCCACAACGAGGTGTCGGGTTGGGGCCAGGCGGGCGACGTCACCCGCCAGACCATCACCGCGGTTGGGCTCCGTCACGATTTCGAGCACCCACAGGTGATCCGGCGCTTCGACCTCGTCTGGAAGATGCTCGACGAGGTGGTCGCCGGGATCGAGGAGGTGCATGCGGAGGGCGAGGGCCAGCTGGCCCAGCTCCTCGACCTGATCCTCGTGGGTGACTTCATGTCGCTGCAGCTCGCCCTCCAGGAGGGCATCGACCCGGGCCCCGTCCCCGCGCTCACCGATCTCAAGACTGCTCTCGCGCAAGGCGAGTAGCAGGACACGACGAAAGGAACACCGTTGAACTTCGACATCGCCGACCCGGGCCTGGCCGACCTCGGGCGCCAGCGCATCGCCTGGGCCGACACGCACATGCCGGTGCTCGCCAGCATCCGGGAGCGCTTCGCCAAGGAGCGTCCGCTCGAGGGCGTCACGATGGCGGCCTGCCTCCACGTCACCACGGAGACGGCGAACCTGTTGCGCACGCTGAAAGCGGGAGGCGCCACCGTCGTGGCCTGTGCGTCGAACCCGCTCTCGACGCAGGACGACGTCGCCGCGTCGCTCGTGCGCGACGAAGGCATCGCGGTCTTCGCCATCAAGGGCGAGGACCACGACACCTACTACCGCCACATGGACGCGGCGCTCGACGAGCGTCCGCAGCTGACGATGGACGACGGCTGCGACCTCGTGTCACGGCTCCATCAGGACCGTCCCGACCAGGTGCCCGACGTGATCGCCGGCACCGAGGAGACCACGACCGGCGTCATCCGCCTTCGCGCCATGGAGAAGGACGGCGCCCTCCGCTTCCCGATCGTCGCGGTGAACGACGCCGACACGAAGCACATGTTCGACAACCGCTACGGCACCGGGCAGTCGACCCTCGACGGCATCATCCGCGCCACGAACGTCCTGCTGGCCGGCAAGAAGATCGTCATCGCGGGCTACGGGTACTGCGGCAAGGGCGTGTCGTCGCGGGCCCGCGGCATGGGCGGCCAGGTCTTCGTGTGCGAGGTCGACCCGCTGCGCGCCCTCGAAGCGGTGATGGACGGCTTCCGCGTCGTCCCCATGCACGAGGCCGCGCGCGAGGGCGACATCTTCATCACCGTCACCGGCGACCGCGACGTCCTGCGCCGCGAGCACTTCGAGGTGATGAAGGACGGCGCCATCCTCGCCAACTCCGGCCACTTCAACGTCGAGATCGATCTCGAGGCGCTGGCCAAGACCGCGA
Above is a window of Actinomycetota bacterium DNA encoding:
- a CDS encoding Trm112 family protein, whose product is MPVSPQLLEILACPEDKGPLLYFADEDALYNPRLKRRYAVKDDIPVMLIDEAETVDDDEHERLMRKAEADGVRPTFDPSTPA
- a CDS encoding adenosylhomocysteinase, coding for MNFDIADPGLADLGRQRIAWADTHMPVLASIRERFAKERPLEGVTMAACLHVTTETANLLRTLKAGGATVVACASNPLSTQDDVAASLVRDEGIAVFAIKGEDHDTYYRHMDAALDERPQLTMDDGCDLVSRLHQDRPDQVPDVIAGTEETTTGVIRLRAMEKDGALRFPIVAVNDADTKHMFDNRYGTGQSTLDGIIRATNVLLAGKKIVIAGYGYCGKGVSSRARGMGGQVFVCEVDPLRALEAVMDGFRVVPMHEAAREGDIFITVTGDRDVLRREHFEVMKDGAILANSGHFNVEIDLEALAKTATARRQVRPFVEEFTVAGHRRLYVLGEGRLINLASAEGHPAAVMDMSFANQALGAEFMVKRGRSLERKVYVVPIDIDREIARLKLASMGVAIDGLSPEQESYLASWRHGT
- a CDS encoding phosphomannomutase/phosphoglucomutase, which encodes MADLSAIFKAYDIRGTVPDQLDADVTRRIGAAFARFTGAAGIVVARDMRESGVELSRAFAEGAASQGVDVVDLGLASTDLVYYAAGKLDRPAAMFTASHNPARYNGIKLCLAGARPVGEDTGLREIRGLVEEGVPATTGPEGRITESGLIDDYAAHVRSFVDRSVLRSLQVVADTANGMGGLVVPRVFDGMPFELEILFADLDGSFPNHPADPIQPENLKDLQARVLERRADVGLAFDGDADRVFLVDERAQPVSGSLTTALVAKAMLEKHPGAVIIHNLICSHVVREVILENGGTPVQTRVGHSFIKAVMADTGAVFGGEHSGHYYFRDNYRADSGLIAALVVLELLSKAQLPLSEVLRPFDRYADSGEINTAVDDPHAVIERVASVFADMRQERLDGLTVDGGDWWFNLRPSNTEPLLRLNLEATTRDECDRHVDEVLAVIRGEH
- a CDS encoding bifunctional phosphoglucose/phosphomannose isomerase, encoding MSDRGVDTQGMVEATAALPEQVATAARVARGLDGLPERDKVEHVVVLGMGGSGIAGDILSAAAQPFMSLPVVVSKSYELPAFVGEGSLVFAISYSGDTEETVEAATEAAVQGASIVAITSGGELGRLAAGWGTPVVPVPSTIPQPRAALGAMAIPPLIVLEDIGLFPGAGQWVDDAVEQLKHRVGRLTSDKSETVELARRIGRTIPLIYGGGAIGATAAQRWKTQCNENAKLPAFFNAHPELCHNEVSGWGQAGDVTRQTITAVGLRHDFEHPQVIRRFDLVWKMLDEVVAGIEEVHAEGEGQLAQLLDLILVGDFMSLQLALQEGIDPGPVPALTDLKTALAQGE